A part of Leptospira neocaledonica genomic DNA contains:
- the mutL gene encoding DNA mismatch repair endonuclease MutL, producing the protein MGRIQELSPELINQIAAGEVIESAHSVLKEMMENSVDAGADTIEVESRDGGLTSLLLSDNGSGIVEEDIPLAIQRHATSKIRTLKDLELVSSYGFRGEALASIASVSKLTIETGTGLPTAWKVRAEKGQILSKEAIPGFQGTKILVEDLFYNTPVRRKFLKSVRSEDKKIRDKVTVQALAREDIRFRFVQDHKEVYRLPPKSKKERIIDLFGENFRDHLLEVQLERKGWKANGFISDPDFYKSNRTGQFIFVNGRPVEIKYSSHLLKKCYDELLPPNAHPYCFLFFEVDPESIDVNVHPAKKEIRFLDEEGFNTFFLQLIQKELRSSTPVSFLELKNRLLRPEPKKMESTLYSFSSPSAGTEQQLLGGALYEEVKHSPSFPVEAVGPGSRLDDLTDIPIKHSEFIPKKHFGLLFETFILAEGEDGFYIIDQHTAHERIRYEEVLRKLKKKNYGIQPLLTPIRIPVSKQEAEDIKDRLGEYQEVGLKLDSLGEDTMVLREVPGYFLPGHEKEIVLDFLNRTGGKEVPEPELYDLMAKCVACRSAVKKGDQLSDHLIAEMLNRLSYCENPSRCPHGRPTLVKLTREDLERMFHRR; encoded by the coding sequence ATGGGCAGGATCCAAGAACTCAGTCCGGAACTAATCAACCAAATCGCCGCCGGGGAAGTGATCGAATCTGCTCACTCCGTTTTGAAAGAAATGATGGAGAACTCCGTAGACGCAGGAGCAGACACGATCGAAGTTGAATCCAGAGACGGAGGATTGACCTCCTTACTTCTTTCGGATAACGGATCCGGAATAGTAGAAGAGGATATCCCGCTCGCAATCCAAAGACACGCCACAAGTAAGATCCGTACATTAAAAGACCTTGAATTAGTTTCTTCTTATGGATTCAGGGGGGAAGCATTAGCATCCATTGCCTCCGTTTCCAAACTTACAATCGAAACAGGAACAGGACTTCCCACAGCTTGGAAAGTAAGGGCAGAAAAAGGACAAATCCTTTCCAAAGAAGCCATCCCTGGTTTTCAAGGAACAAAGATCCTGGTAGAGGATCTATTCTATAATACTCCTGTTAGAAGAAAATTTTTAAAATCGGTCCGCTCCGAAGATAAGAAGATACGCGATAAGGTAACCGTCCAGGCACTCGCCCGAGAAGATATCCGTTTTAGATTTGTCCAAGATCATAAAGAAGTCTACAGACTTCCTCCCAAGAGTAAAAAAGAAAGGATCATCGATCTATTTGGAGAAAATTTCAGAGACCATTTGTTGGAGGTCCAACTGGAAAGAAAGGGTTGGAAAGCGAATGGTTTTATCAGCGATCCTGATTTTTATAAATCCAATCGTACAGGCCAATTCATATTCGTGAATGGAAGACCTGTAGAAATCAAATACTCCTCTCATCTATTAAAAAAATGTTATGATGAACTTCTTCCTCCTAACGCTCACCCATACTGCTTTTTATTTTTTGAAGTAGATCCTGAATCCATAGACGTAAACGTTCATCCCGCTAAAAAAGAGATCCGCTTTCTGGACGAAGAAGGATTTAATACATTCTTCTTGCAGCTGATCCAAAAAGAACTCAGATCCAGCACTCCTGTCAGTTTTTTAGAATTGAAAAACAGACTTTTAAGACCCGAACCCAAGAAGATGGAATCTACATTGTATTCCTTTTCTTCTCCTTCTGCCGGAACGGAGCAGCAACTTTTAGGAGGAGCGCTTTATGAAGAAGTAAAACATTCTCCTTCTTTTCCAGTAGAAGCAGTAGGTCCAGGTTCCAGGTTAGACGATCTGACCGATATTCCGATCAAACATTCAGAATTCATTCCTAAAAAACATTTCGGATTATTATTCGAAACATTCATCTTAGCGGAAGGAGAAGACGGTTTTTATATCATAGACCAACATACCGCTCATGAAAGGATCCGTTACGAAGAAGTATTAAGGAAACTGAAAAAGAAAAATTATGGGATCCAGCCTCTTCTCACTCCAATTCGTATTCCTGTTTCCAAACAAGAAGCGGAAGATATCAAAGATAGACTTGGAGAATACCAAGAAGTAGGTTTAAAACTAGACTCACTCGGAGAAGATACTATGGTCCTCCGAGAAGTTCCTGGTTACTTTCTGCCCGGACATGAAAAAGAGATCGTTCTGGATTTTTTAAATCGAACCGGAGGTAAGGAAGTTCCTGAGCCTGAGTTATACGACCTTATGGCAAAATGCGTGGCTTGTAGATCCGCCGTTAAAAAAGGGGACCAACTTTCGGACCATCTAATCGCAGAAATGCTCAATCGTTTGAGTTATTGCGAGAATCCATCCCGTTGTCCTCATGGAAGACCCACCTTGGTCAAATTAACCAGAGAAGATCTGGAAAGAATGTTTCATCGTAGGTAA
- a CDS encoding YqaA family protein codes for MKTESQELKNSTENVISSLVRQTLIASVILLLIVLVLARFFNERVTQIAGIFLDYTGVWGVGLSIFVADSVHVFFPPDTFLILAVAANMPDFWVIFFASFGSLLAGGCSYSQGRFLLPKLKVFSRFIRNHEEKLEVYVKRFGFWAVVLAALTPLPYSWTSVAAGAMRMRVGLFFTAALFRIPRFILYYYLIKGGWIGI; via the coding sequence TTGAAAACCGAATCCCAGGAACTCAAAAATTCCACGGAGAATGTAATCTCCTCCTTGGTTCGACAAACTTTGATCGCAAGTGTGATCCTATTGCTGATCGTCTTAGTGCTCGCAAGATTTTTTAACGAACGAGTCACTCAGATTGCAGGAATCTTTTTAGATTACACTGGAGTATGGGGAGTAGGTCTTTCTATATTCGTTGCTGATTCAGTGCATGTGTTCTTTCCTCCGGATACGTTTTTGATCCTGGCAGTAGCTGCAAATATGCCGGATTTCTGGGTAATCTTCTTCGCATCTTTTGGGTCTTTACTTGCAGGAGGATGTTCTTATTCCCAAGGAAGATTCCTTCTTCCTAAGTTAAAAGTATTCTCCAGGTTCATTCGGAATCATGAGGAAAAGTTAGAAGTATACGTAAAAAGATTCGGATTCTGGGCAGTGGTGCTTGCAGCACTGACTCCATTGCCTTATTCCTGGACTTCGGTAGCCGCAGGTGCAATGAGGATGAGGGTCGGACTTTTTTTTACTGCCGCACTTTTTAGGATCCCTCGTTTTATTCTTTATTACTATCTAATAAAGGGCGGCTGGATCGGGATCTAA
- the lsa19 gene encoding adhesin Lsa19, whose protein sequence is MNPKSLSKLVIILLVPSLLFFCKPKEEETTDAIVSFLVGKATAEKAGSVLKANDRIVESEIVKTDKDATLDLTTTLGTVRLLGGSEASIAALRADQNYIKINSGNILVKVAKLKKNESISIDTPTVVAAVRGTQFWGQVNPANETGTFAVREGSVQITRKDDEARVLVKAGEAVDLGPGIKALKVRPAAAGELSAMEQIDQMK, encoded by the coding sequence ATGAACCCTAAATCCCTATCAAAGCTAGTTATTATCTTATTAGTTCCGAGCCTTTTGTTCTTCTGCAAACCTAAAGAAGAAGAAACTACGGATGCAATTGTCTCTTTTCTCGTAGGAAAAGCGACCGCGGAAAAAGCAGGCTCGGTTCTGAAAGCAAACGATCGTATTGTGGAATCTGAAATCGTAAAAACGGACAAAGATGCCACTCTGGATTTAACCACTACTTTAGGGACAGTTCGACTCTTGGGTGGTTCCGAGGCTTCTATCGCAGCCTTAAGAGCCGATCAGAATTATATTAAGATTAACTCAGGCAATATTTTGGTAAAAGTCGCCAAACTGAAAAAGAACGAATCTATCTCCATTGATACTCCTACAGTGGTGGCTGCTGTCAGAGGCACCCAATTCTGGGGCCAAGTAAATCCCGCCAATGAAACGGGAACATTCGCAGTTCGCGAAGGTAGTGTCCAGATCACCAGAAAAGACGATGAGGCCCGAGTTTTGGTAAAAGCGGGAGAAGCTGTGGACTTGGGACCTGGGATCAAGGCATTAAAAGTTCGCCCAGCTGCTGCTGGAGAGCTTTCTGCAATGGAACAAATCGACCAAATGAAATAG
- a CDS encoding SRPBCC domain-containing protein: MERKTKIDAEDGKQELLITREFDLPLELLFKAHVEPEIVSEWMGTKVLKLEGKKHGSWQFETTDPHGNKHGFNGVIHEFVPDQKITRTFEMENSPFPVQLEFLEFESLGEEKSKLTMHIVFKSITLRDQMLKLPFAQGINMAHNRLQEIANKLK, translated from the coding sequence ATGGAAAGAAAAACCAAAATTGATGCAGAAGACGGCAAGCAAGAATTGCTGATCACCAGGGAATTCGATCTTCCTTTGGAATTACTTTTTAAAGCACATGTAGAGCCGGAGATTGTTTCCGAATGGATGGGAACAAAAGTGCTAAAACTGGAAGGCAAAAAGCATGGAAGTTGGCAGTTTGAAACCACCGATCCTCACGGAAACAAACACGGATTTAACGGTGTTATCCATGAATTTGTTCCGGACCAAAAGATCACCCGTACTTTTGAAATGGAAAATTCCCCTTTTCCGGTTCAGCTTGAGTTCTTAGAATTCGAATCATTAGGAGAAGAAAAAAGCAAACTAACTATGCATATAGTTTTTAAATCTATAACGCTTAGAGACCAAATGCTCAAGCTACCGTTTGCTCAGGGAATTAATATGGCCCATAATAGATTACAAGAAATTGCAAATAAACTAAAATAG
- the purM gene encoding phosphoribosylformylglycinamidine cyclo-ligase yields the protein MQEDISYKSAGVDTEAGQEFVKKIKQNVESTHGPRVLGGLGGFSGAFDVSFLKNYKNPILLSGTDGVGTKVELARLFNIHDTIGIDLVAMCVNDILVSGGEPLFFLDYIACGKLIPERMERIVAGIVKGCKLSGAALLGGETAEHPGTMDPDEYDIGGFVVGAVEKDDLIDGSKVKAGDIVLGLESSGPHSNGFSLIRKLYLEGGRKLPADPELVGFLKEFALRPTRIYVQSILNLTKKVEVKGMVHITGGGFYENIPRVLSDSLAVEIQREKLPENPFFARVQKDFPSLSEKELYSTFNMGIGYIVIVSPESESDAISALEEKGELVHKIGVVTSKNKESVLFV from the coding sequence ATGCAAGAAGATATTAGTTATAAATCCGCCGGAGTCGATACGGAAGCCGGCCAAGAATTCGTTAAAAAGATCAAACAAAACGTGGAATCCACCCATGGCCCCAGAGTTCTCGGCGGGCTTGGAGGATTTTCAGGCGCCTTCGACGTTTCTTTTCTCAAAAATTATAAAAACCCTATATTGCTCAGCGGTACCGATGGAGTCGGGACTAAGGTAGAACTCGCTCGCCTATTCAATATTCATGATACGATCGGTATCGACCTGGTCGCTATGTGTGTGAATGATATTCTTGTCTCGGGTGGAGAGCCTTTATTCTTTTTAGATTATATTGCCTGCGGTAAATTGATCCCGGAAAGAATGGAAAGAATTGTCGCAGGAATCGTAAAAGGTTGTAAACTTTCCGGAGCGGCACTTCTCGGTGGAGAAACTGCAGAACATCCCGGTACCATGGACCCGGACGAATACGATATAGGCGGATTCGTTGTGGGTGCCGTGGAGAAGGATGACTTAATCGACGGATCCAAGGTCAAAGCCGGCGATATCGTTTTAGGTTTGGAATCTTCCGGACCTCATAGCAACGGATTTTCTCTCATTCGTAAATTGTATTTAGAGGGAGGAAGAAAACTTCCCGCAGATCCGGAGTTAGTCGGCTTCTTAAAAGAATTCGCACTTCGTCCTACAAGGATCTATGTCCAAAGTATACTGAACCTAACAAAGAAAGTTGAAGTGAAAGGAATGGTACATATCACCGGAGGGGGTTTTTATGAAAACATTCCTAGAGTGTTGTCTGATTCCTTAGCGGTGGAGATCCAAAGAGAAAAACTTCCTGAGAATCCGTTCTTTGCTCGAGTTCAAAAAGATTTTCCTTCTTTATCCGAAAAGGAATTGTATTCCACTTTTAATATGGGAATCGGATACATAGTCATTGTTTCTCCAGAGTCTGAATCCGACGCGATCTCTGCCTTGGAAGAAAAAGGAGAACTGGTTCACAAAATCGGAGTAGTTACTTCGAAAAATAAAGAGTCTGTTCTTTTTGTCTGA
- a CDS encoding chloride channel protein codes for MDRIQSFFKNPIFILSKKNPFMLSRWSILYVLLGLFAGVFSAVFWKVLEFLTKLLAGFQGHYIILIMTLSGLGIGLLIYFLGEPGEISLVIDNIRFRGGKLDPKNNPSMSLSSLLSISSGGSAGPEAPLVQITGSFGSWFAEKIGLEGEELRSMTIAGMAAGFTSLFGSPLGGALFALEILQHRHVVEYYEALLPAFLSSCSAYFVFLFMTDMGIGPTWEFPQYVPGGIEDFQYAIGFGMAGAAVGWIFYGIFKITKFSFSKMALPIFVKTTIGGLLLGCIAYYEPLTRYFGHDQLNEIVVTKGNWIFFGTLALLKILAINITVSSGWRGGIIIPLFFVGAVAGRFFMDFFPSENESFLLICLMASVNASVTKTPISTTILLTGLTGVSNFTPVLFASLSGYFLSPKAPFISSQADSV; via the coding sequence ATGGATCGGATCCAATCTTTTTTTAAAAATCCAATTTTTATCTTATCTAAAAAGAATCCGTTTATGCTTTCCAGATGGAGTATTTTATACGTACTCCTCGGATTATTTGCTGGGGTATTCTCCGCGGTATTTTGGAAAGTTTTGGAATTTCTCACCAAACTTTTAGCAGGTTTCCAAGGGCATTATATCATTTTGATCATGACCTTGTCCGGTCTTGGTATCGGCCTTCTTATTTATTTCCTGGGGGAACCGGGAGAAATTTCATTAGTAATCGATAATATTCGTTTTAGGGGAGGGAAACTCGACCCTAAGAATAATCCTTCTATGAGTTTGTCTTCCTTGCTTAGTATTTCTTCGGGCGGAAGCGCAGGTCCAGAAGCACCACTTGTCCAGATTACCGGTTCTTTCGGAAGTTGGTTTGCAGAAAAGATAGGCTTAGAGGGAGAAGAATTGAGATCCATGACAATCGCCGGAATGGCGGCTGGATTTACTTCTTTATTCGGTTCTCCTTTAGGCGGGGCATTATTTGCGTTGGAAATCCTACAACATAGACATGTGGTAGAATATTATGAAGCGTTATTACCTGCCTTTCTTTCAAGTTGTAGCGCCTATTTCGTATTTTTATTTATGACAGATATGGGGATCGGACCTACTTGGGAATTCCCTCAATATGTTCCCGGTGGAATAGAAGATTTTCAATATGCGATCGGTTTCGGAATGGCCGGGGCAGCAGTTGGTTGGATATTTTATGGAATATTCAAAATTACTAAATTTTCTTTTTCTAAAATGGCCCTTCCTATTTTCGTAAAGACTACGATCGGCGGATTATTATTAGGTTGTATCGCATATTACGAACCATTGACTCGATATTTCGGACATGACCAGTTGAATGAGATTGTAGTTACTAAAGGTAACTGGATCTTTTTCGGGACATTGGCCTTATTAAAAATATTGGCAATCAATATCACAGTTTCCAGTGGTTGGAGAGGTGGTATTATCATACCGTTATTCTTCGTTGGAGCAGTAGCCGGTAGATTTTTTATGGACTTCTTCCCATCCGAGAATGAATCCTTTTTGCTTATCTGTCTTATGGCATCCGTAAATGCCTCGGTGACCAAAACACCTATCAGCACCACTATATTACTCACAGGACTAACTGGGGTTTCCAATTTTACTCCTGTATTATTCGCCTCATTGAGCGGATATTTCTTGTCTCCTAAGGCTCCGTTTATCAGTTCTCAGGCGGATTCAGTTTAA
- a CDS encoding DoxX family protein, with protein sequence MKNKIIYWIATAWLSLGMVSTGIVQLMQMKEEADMFAHLGYPAYLMIILGVWKLLGVISVLVPKYPLIKEWAYAGFFFTMSGAVFSHFAAGDGAKEYFGPVLLLALTAVSWYFRPADRKIVSV encoded by the coding sequence ATGAAAAATAAGATTATATATTGGATTGCTACCGCATGGCTTTCTTTAGGCATGGTCTCGACAGGGATTGTACAGTTGATGCAAATGAAAGAAGAGGCAGATATGTTTGCACATTTAGGCTATCCCGCTTATTTAATGATCATATTAGGTGTTTGGAAATTATTAGGAGTGATCTCCGTCCTTGTTCCTAAATATCCTTTGATAAAAGAATGGGCCTATGCCGGATTTTTCTTTACTATGTCCGGAGCCGTGTTCTCTCATTTTGCAGCCGGAGATGGCGCAAAAGAATATTTCGGACCCGTATTATTGTTAGCGCTTACGGCAGTATCCTGGTATTTCAGACCGGCCGATAGAAAGATCGTTTCTGTGTGA
- a CDS encoding sensor histidine kinase, with translation MRIFSKKDPFFLIAAFLFFAYCTPSPKKALLENGVIDWEKSLNQGKCFRMTGDWKFAWLGATPDTSLPNEPEKFSTAVIPGSWTKHDWPGSDEGEFPKYGKALYRVDLISSAPVENLHLVSYDQGTNYRILFNGKVINEVGKVGDPTEDGLELMTSYSILPAWQGTAHLDFEISNYQYRKGGLWKPPVLGTADCVSRYYMDRRDLEGILCGGLFFLGLFHIFVSVFYKKDSSALILGIFSITVGLRLYSTGVRLFPEHFLVGPEIYLRTEFIAWFMGMPLAQHFLLEVFPVNFGRKFLKLGYIFAGIFTLITLFTGPAIYSYLINPSYLLFVFNGACSLVVLAKAVSLRMVGAYIYLTSFIFLLFFMVSEILFHAEVLDSWELSGIGVGIFVLGNSLSLSSKMLSGFREREKAQEILNTNLEELVRKRTRELEFARDEAEAANKAKSEFLINVDHEVRTPMNGIVGITQMLLDSDLKPEHKEMLELLKRSGDAMMVILGSMLDASSLEKGTLYLLNKRFSLKASIYEAAMRVEDKIRRKNLDFSVTLSDNLPETVEGDEERFKTMLLVLLENAEKFTVKGFIKLIGEKVQETNLEYRLRFRVQDSGIGIPEDKLGSIFNPFQQVDSGVTKPFQGAGLGLALCKALAQKMDGDISVQSVPGTGSEFILEIALSKPEIQS, from the coding sequence ATGAGAATTTTTTCCAAAAAGGATCCGTTCTTTCTCATCGCGGCATTCTTATTTTTCGCATATTGTACACCTTCTCCCAAAAAAGCTCTATTAGAGAATGGTGTTATAGATTGGGAAAAATCTCTTAACCAGGGAAAATGTTTTCGAATGACCGGGGACTGGAAGTTTGCCTGGCTGGGTGCTACTCCGGATACAAGCCTTCCCAATGAGCCTGAAAAATTTTCGACAGCTGTAATTCCGGGTAGTTGGACTAAACATGATTGGCCGGGTTCCGACGAGGGAGAATTTCCTAAATACGGAAAAGCATTGTATAGAGTAGATCTGATTTCTTCGGCCCCTGTGGAAAATTTACATCTGGTTTCCTATGACCAAGGAACAAATTATAGGATCTTATTTAACGGAAAAGTAATCAATGAAGTTGGGAAGGTTGGAGATCCTACCGAAGATGGACTAGAGCTAATGACCAGTTATTCCATTCTTCCTGCATGGCAAGGCACCGCTCATCTTGATTTCGAAATTTCCAATTACCAATATAGAAAAGGAGGACTTTGGAAACCTCCCGTTTTGGGAACGGCGGACTGTGTGAGCCGTTATTATATGGATAGAAGGGACTTAGAAGGAATACTCTGCGGAGGTCTTTTTTTCTTAGGACTATTCCATATTTTTGTATCTGTTTTTTATAAAAAAGATTCTTCCGCTTTGATACTCGGGATTTTTTCCATCACAGTAGGCTTAAGATTATACTCCACTGGAGTGAGATTATTCCCTGAACATTTTTTAGTGGGGCCTGAAATATATCTTAGAACAGAATTTATCGCTTGGTTTATGGGAATGCCTTTGGCCCAACATTTCTTGTTGGAAGTATTCCCGGTAAACTTCGGAAGAAAATTTCTGAAATTAGGATATATCTTTGCGGGAATATTTACACTCATCACTTTATTTACGGGACCTGCGATCTATTCATATCTGATCAATCCTTCTTATCTACTTTTCGTATTCAACGGCGCTTGCTCTTTGGTAGTTTTAGCAAAAGCAGTTTCTCTTAGGATGGTGGGCGCTTATATCTATCTTACTAGTTTTATCTTCCTTCTATTCTTCATGGTAAGTGAGATATTATTCCATGCAGAAGTTTTGGATTCTTGGGAGTTGAGCGGGATCGGAGTCGGAATATTTGTGCTCGGAAATTCTCTTTCTTTATCCAGCAAAATGTTAAGCGGATTCAGAGAAAGGGAGAAGGCCCAAGAAATACTGAATACAAATTTGGAAGAGCTGGTCCGGAAAAGAACCAGAGAATTAGAATTTGCAAGAGACGAGGCAGAAGCTGCCAATAAAGCAAAAAGTGAATTTTTGATCAACGTAGATCACGAAGTCCGCACTCCTATGAACGGGATCGTCGGGATCACTCAGATGTTACTGGATTCCGATCTTAAACCGGAACATAAGGAAATGTTGGAGTTATTAAAAAGAAGTGGGGATGCGATGATGGTAATCCTCGGCTCCATGTTGGACGCTTCCAGTTTAGAAAAGGGTACATTATATCTTTTGAATAAACGATTCAGTCTCAAGGCCTCCATCTACGAAGCAGCAATGAGGGTAGAGGATAAGATCCGACGGAAAAACCTGGATTTCAGCGTAACTCTTTCAGACAACCTTCCTGAAACGGTAGAAGGAGACGAAGAAAGATTTAAAACAATGCTCTTAGTCCTTCTGGAAAATGCGGAGAAGTTCACAGTAAAAGGATTCATCAAACTCATCGGAGAAAAAGTCCAGGAAACCAATCTGGAATATAGGCTTAGGTTTAGGGTCCAAGACTCAGGAATAGGAATCCCGGAAGATAAACTCGGTTCTATATTCAATCCATTCCAACAGGTGGATTCAGGAGTTACTAAACCTTTCCAAGGAGCAGGGCTTGGTCTCGCACTCTGTAAGGCTCTTGCCCAGAAAATGGACGGGGATATTTCCGTCCAAAGTGTGCCAGGCACAGGTTCGGAGTTTATTCTGGAAATCGCTCTCTCTAAACCGGAAATCCAATCTTGA
- a CDS encoding ArsR/SmtB family transcription factor, with translation MNLRRDVFQAIADPSRRAILLLVASQAMTAGAIASNFDTARPTVSKHLQILTECELLKQEQNGREIYYQLNPNKMKEIADFIEPFRKMWDDRFNKLESVMKKYKSRK, from the coding sequence ATGAATCTAAGAAGAGACGTATTTCAGGCGATAGCCGATCCGAGTAGAAGGGCGATACTTCTGCTGGTTGCCTCCCAGGCAATGACAGCAGGAGCAATCGCCTCCAATTTTGATACGGCCAGGCCTACTGTTTCCAAACATTTACAGATACTCACAGAGTGCGAATTATTAAAACAGGAACAAAACGGCAGGGAAATTTATTATCAATTGAATCCGAATAAGATGAAAGAAATTGCCGACTTTATTGAACCGTTCCGCAAAATGTGGGATGATCGCTTCAATAAGCTGGAATCCGTAATGAAAAAATATAAATCAAGAAAATAG
- a CDS encoding replication-associated recombination protein A has product MGSLFERAPLPHKIRPSSFAQVIGQEKAKLQLQKYKEPVSILLYGPPGTGKSTIARILGGSWKLPFVEYNAVTTGVADIKKLLERSEKEGSILLFLDEIHRFSSSQQDSLLKGVETGGIVLIGATTENPSFRITRPLLSRCQVLKLEPLGENDLLEILSRGIESLDPKPNITKEASSLLVRYSGGDARKLLSNLEGLVLSRDSGTQIEASDIETFLESRVIEYDQSGESHYDVISAFIKSVRGSDPDAALFYLAMMLEGGEDPLFIARRLIILASEDIGNASVHGLPLAVAGLHALETIGMPEGRIILGQVTTFLASCPKSNASYLGIGSALSFVKERGPSLKIPNRLRNAPTTTHKKEGASQGYKYPHDFGGFTPFSYFPDDLSDNPPQFYRPTKNGMEGKIREHLASIWKKISGKNYE; this is encoded by the coding sequence TTGGGCAGTCTATTTGAAAGAGCACCTCTTCCTCATAAGATCAGGCCTAGTTCCTTTGCTCAGGTCATAGGACAGGAAAAGGCAAAGCTTCAATTACAAAAATATAAAGAACCTGTAAGCATTCTATTATACGGACCTCCGGGAACGGGAAAATCCACCATCGCCAGGATCTTAGGTGGAAGCTGGAAATTACCTTTTGTGGAATACAATGCTGTCACCACGGGCGTTGCGGACATTAAAAAACTATTAGAAAGATCCGAAAAAGAAGGAAGTATATTACTCTTTCTGGACGAGATCCATAGATTCAGTTCTTCCCAACAAGATAGTTTATTAAAAGGAGTGGAGACCGGAGGGATCGTGCTCATCGGGGCCACTACCGAAAATCCATCTTTCAGAATTACAAGACCCTTATTATCCAGATGCCAAGTGCTTAAACTGGAGCCGTTAGGCGAGAATGATCTTTTGGAAATACTTTCCAGAGGGATAGAATCCTTAGATCCAAAACCGAATATTACAAAAGAAGCAAGTTCTCTGTTAGTCCGTTATTCGGGAGGGGATGCACGAAAACTTCTTTCTAATTTAGAGGGACTCGTCCTTTCCAGAGATTCCGGAACTCAGATTGAGGCTTCGGATATAGAGACATTTTTAGAAAGTAGAGTGATCGAATACGACCAAAGTGGGGAGAGTCATTATGATGTGATCTCCGCATTTATCAAGTCAGTGAGGGGAAGTGATCCTGATGCCGCATTATTCTATTTAGCGATGATGTTAGAAGGGGGAGAAGATCCACTCTTCATTGCAAGGCGACTCATTATTCTTGCTTCGGAAGATATTGGAAATGCTTCCGTCCATGGTTTACCTTTAGCAGTAGCCGGACTTCATGCCTTAGAAACAATAGGTATGCCTGAAGGAAGGATCATTTTAGGACAGGTTACTACATTCTTAGCCTCTTGTCCCAAATCAAACGCATCCTATTTGGGAATAGGTTCTGCACTTTCTTTTGTGAAAGAAAGGGGGCCCAGTTTAAAGATCCCTAATAGACTCCGAAACGCTCCCACCACCACGCATAAAAAAGAAGGAGCGAGTCAGGGGTATAAATATCCTCATGATTTCGGCGGCTTTACTCCATTCTCTTATTTTCCAGATGATCTATCCGATAATCCTCCCCAATTCTATAGGCCTACCAAAAACGGAATGGAGGGAAAGATCAGAGAACATCTTGCTTCCATTTGGAAAAAAATTTCCGGCAAAAATTACGAGTAA
- the murI gene encoding glutamate racemase yields the protein MINNKERVPKIGVMDSGMGGLSVLRELLDLPYSANFLYYGDLAHAPYGEKKTSEVFELTHNVCNVFLKEEVDAILLACNTATSASASKLREELSVPVFGMEPAIKPALLAHPGEKIALLATSVTHREEKLQELKSELGASERVIHLNCDGLATLVDHGKWEEAKLLLKNILKIPQGQGIRALVLGCTHYVFLKNEIKDLYPEAILHDGNQGTVRHLVRSLHLDEKEGQPNYTLFFSSDTNREKAEDLASLLLQKGSGSHPHNK from the coding sequence ATGATAAACAATAAAGAAAGAGTTCCTAAGATCGGGGTAATGGATTCCGGAATGGGAGGACTTTCCGTTCTAAGGGAACTCTTGGATCTTCCGTATTCTGCGAATTTTCTTTATTATGGAGATCTTGCGCATGCTCCTTATGGGGAGAAGAAGACCTCCGAAGTTTTTGAACTAACTCATAATGTGTGTAATGTCTTCTTAAAAGAAGAAGTGGATGCGATCCTTCTCGCATGTAATACCGCAACTTCCGCTTCCGCTTCCAAACTTAGGGAAGAATTATCCGTACCTGTATTCGGTATGGAGCCTGCGATCAAACCTGCCCTTCTCGCACATCCGGGCGAAAAAATTGCGTTACTCGCCACTTCTGTTACTCATAGGGAAGAAAAATTGCAGGAATTAAAATCGGAATTAGGTGCATCCGAAAGAGTAATTCACCTAAATTGTGATGGTCTTGCAACGCTCGTGGATCATGGAAAATGGGAAGAAGCCAAACTTCTTCTTAAAAACATATTAAAAATCCCGCAAGGACAAGGAATTCGTGCTCTTGTGTTGGGATGCACACATTACGTATTCCTGAAAAACGAAATCAAGGACCTATATCCCGAGGCAATTCTTCATGATGGGAACCAGGGGACTGTCCGCCATTTAGTCAGATCGCTTCATTTGGATGAAAAAGAAGGGCAGCCGAACTACACTCTGTTCTTTTCTTCCGATACAAATCGGGAAAAAGCAGAAGACCTTGCCTCCCTATTATTGCAAAAGGGCTCCGGATCTCATCCCCATAATAAGTAG